A genome region from Arachis duranensis cultivar V14167 chromosome 8, aradu.V14167.gnm2.J7QH, whole genome shotgun sequence includes the following:
- the LOC107461603 gene encoding uncharacterized protein C24B11.05: MENGNQFQEVSKAKYDCLLFDLDDTLYPFSSGLSAHVTKNIQDYMLQTLDIEDAKVPELCYSLYKVYGTTMAGLRAIGYDFDYDDFHGFVHGRLPYNLLKPDPIIKGILLSLPIRKVVFTNSDEAHAGRVLQRLGLEDCFERIISFETLNPFNKLNDPENKLGNGSRAISTGIFDFYEYLSKPDSDIVLPRTPVVCKPFQDSFEKVFSLANIHPQRTLFFDDSIRNLATGKSLGLHTVVVGTYVRTAGVDHALESIHNMKEAFPELWEAAEKSEGVKYSRKVSIETSVIA, translated from the exons ATGGAAAACGGGAATCAGTTCCAGGAAGTTTCAAAGGCCAAATATGATTGTCTTTTGTTTG aTCTTGATGATACCCTTTATCCTTTTAGTTCTGGATTATCAGCGCATGTGACAAAAAATATTCAAG ATTACATGCTTCAAACACTTGACATAGAGGATGCTAAAGTTCCTGAATTATGCTATTCACTATACAAGGTTTATGGGACAACAATGGCTGGTCTCAGG GCAATTGGATATGACTTTGACTATGATGACTTTCATGG CTTTGTTCATGGGAGATTGCCATATAATTTGCTGAAACCTGACCCTATTATTAAGGGAATTTTGCTAAGCTTGCCTATCAGAAAAGTT GTTTTCACAAACTCAGATGAGGCACATGCAGGTAGAGTACTTCAAAGGCTTGGACTGGAGGATTGCTTTGAAAGGATCATAAGCTTTGAAACATTAaacccattcaacaagttgaaTGATCCTGAGAACAAACTTGGCAATGGAAGTAGAGCAATTAGCACAggaatatttgatttttatgagtATTTGAGTAAGCCTGATTCTGATATTGTGCTTCCAAGGACCCCAGTAGTCTGCAAACCTTTTCAAGATTCATTTGAAAAGGTTTTTAGTTTGGCAAACATTCACCCTCAAAGAACA TTGTTCTTTGATGACAGTATCCGCAATTTAGCCACGGGCAAATCATTGGGCCTTCACACTGTAGTG GTGGGTACTTATGTTAGAACCGCAGGAGTGGATCATGCATTAGAGAGTATACATAATATGAAGGAAGCATTTCCAGAACTGTGGGAAGCTGCTGAGAAATCTGAAGGGGTCAAGTATTCTAGGAAGGTTTCAATTGAAACATCTGTCATAGCTTAA
- the LOC107461601 gene encoding uncharacterized protein LOC107461601 isoform X1 — translation MAFSDDDQDTTFEQIYRCYPVSFIEKSNLEKGDKIIMPPSALDRLASLHIDYPMLFQLSNPSAGKVTHCGVLEFVSDEGMIYIPYWMMENMLLQEGDTVCVRNTSLAKGTYVKLQPHTKDFLDITNPKAILETSLRNYSCLTTGDTIMVAYNSKKYYIDIVETKPSPAVSIIETDCEVDFAAPLDYKEPEKPAPCALSKRKHSEVEDDEPPTTKVPQFSPFTGSGRRLDGKPSSSTQSADQTSSPNKKQKQSNDETEGSDSKSLNTTSRRHSGKLVFGSNAAKFDTQRPLPKASENITKQDSSQKQEAPKFQAFTGKKYSLNS, via the exons ATG GCTTTCAGTGATGATGACcaagatacaacctttgaacaGATATATCGTTGTTACCCTGTCTCCTTCATCGAGAAG TCAAATCTGGAAAAGGGTGATAAAA TCATCATGCCCCCTTCAGCCCTCGATCGCCTCG CATCCTTGCACATAGACTACCCTATGTTGTTTCAGCTTAGCAATCCTTCCGCTGGGAAAGTCACTCACTGCGGTGTCCTCGAATTCGTATCTGATGAAGGGATGATATATATACCATATTGG ATGATGGAAAACATGCTCCTACAAGAGGGAGACACTGTGTGTGTGAGAAACACCAGTCTTGCAAAAGGAACATATGTGAAGCTACAACCTCACACCAAGGACTTTTTGGATATCACCAATCCAAAAGCTAT CCTAGAGACTTCCCTAAGGAATTACTCATGTTTAACAACCGGTGACACTATAATGGTTGCTTATAACAGCAAGAAGTATTACATTGACATTGTTGAAACAAAACCCTCTCCTGCAGTCAGTATAATTGAAACAGATTGTGAAGTTGATTTTGCAGCACCTCTTGATTATAAAGAACCTGAGAAACCAGCACCCTGTGCTCTATCCAAAAGGAAACATTCGGAAG TTGAAGATGATGAGCCACCAACGACAAAGGTTCCGCAATTCAGTCCATTCACTGGCTCCGGAAGACGTTTAGATGGAAAACCTTCAAGTTCAACACAATCAGCCGATCAAACTTCCTCTCCAAACAAAAAGCAGAAACAAAGCAACGATGAAACAGAAGGCTCTGATTCTAAATCATTGAATACCACTTCACGTAGACATTCTGGAAAACTTGTGTTTGGGTCAAATGCAGCTAAATTTGACACTCAGAGACCACTGCCGAAG GCTTCTGAGAATATCACTAAGCAAGATTCATCACAGAAGCAAGAAGCACCGAAATTCCAAGCTTTCACGGGAAAGAAGTATTCATTGAATAGTTGA
- the LOC107461601 gene encoding uncharacterized protein LOC107461601 isoform X2: MAFSDDDQDTTFEQIYRCYPVSFIEKSNLEKGDKIIMPPSALDRLASLHIDYPMLFQLSNPSAGKVTHCGVLEFVSDEGMIYIPYWMMENMLLQEGDTVCVRNTSLAKGTYVKLQPHTKDFLDITNPKAIKKYYIDIVETKPSPAVSIIETDCEVDFAAPLDYKEPEKPAPCALSKRKHSEVEDDEPPTTKVPQFSPFTGSGRRLDGKPSSSTQSADQTSSPNKKQKQSNDETEGSDSKSLNTTSRRHSGKLVFGSNAAKFDTQRPLPKASENITKQDSSQKQEAPKFQAFTGKKYSLNS, translated from the exons ATG GCTTTCAGTGATGATGACcaagatacaacctttgaacaGATATATCGTTGTTACCCTGTCTCCTTCATCGAGAAG TCAAATCTGGAAAAGGGTGATAAAA TCATCATGCCCCCTTCAGCCCTCGATCGCCTCG CATCCTTGCACATAGACTACCCTATGTTGTTTCAGCTTAGCAATCCTTCCGCTGGGAAAGTCACTCACTGCGGTGTCCTCGAATTCGTATCTGATGAAGGGATGATATATATACCATATTGG ATGATGGAAAACATGCTCCTACAAGAGGGAGACACTGTGTGTGTGAGAAACACCAGTCTTGCAAAAGGAACATATGTGAAGCTACAACCTCACACCAAGGACTTTTTGGATATCACCAATCCAAAAGCTAT CAAGAAGTATTACATTGACATTGTTGAAACAAAACCCTCTCCTGCAGTCAGTATAATTGAAACAGATTGTGAAGTTGATTTTGCAGCACCTCTTGATTATAAAGAACCTGAGAAACCAGCACCCTGTGCTCTATCCAAAAGGAAACATTCGGAAG TTGAAGATGATGAGCCACCAACGACAAAGGTTCCGCAATTCAGTCCATTCACTGGCTCCGGAAGACGTTTAGATGGAAAACCTTCAAGTTCAACACAATCAGCCGATCAAACTTCCTCTCCAAACAAAAAGCAGAAACAAAGCAACGATGAAACAGAAGGCTCTGATTCTAAATCATTGAATACCACTTCACGTAGACATTCTGGAAAACTTGTGTTTGGGTCAAATGCAGCTAAATTTGACACTCAGAGACCACTGCCGAAG GCTTCTGAGAATATCACTAAGCAAGATTCATCACAGAAGCAAGAAGCACCGAAATTCCAAGCTTTCACGGGAAAGAAGTATTCATTGAATAGTTGA
- the LOC107461604 gene encoding uncharacterized protein LOC107461604: MAKRELSSTLRNLKFMQRAALREEKTKKEELQPDLAATTTVTRRCVVIMEGDPHPGAARGRMSFQSFNPSVDKLNEEEAKLQQPAAETNISRNQSGNESFRENNSTTEGSERVNGNGKRKQAEVNCEEQYPNKSPKNDDDVDNQSTPKNSLGSFRKPNVDKLDWNVLRSSKAKQKR, from the exons ATGGCGAAGCGAGAGCTTTCTAGCACTTTGAGGAACTTGAAG TTCATGCAGAGGGCGGCGCTGAGAGAAGAGAAAACGAAGAAAGAGGAACTCCAACCTGATCTCGCTGCAACTACCACCGTTACTCGAAGATG TGTGGTCATAATGGAAGGTGATCCCCATCCAGGGGCAGCAAGAGGTCGTATGTCATTTCAAAGTTTTAATCCTTCTGTTGAT AAATTAAATGAGGAAGAAGCTAAACTTCAGCAGCCAGCTGCTGAAACTAATATTTCTAGAAATCAAAGTGGAAATGAGTCTTTTAG AGAAAACAACTCTACAACAGAAGGTTCGGAACGTGTTAATGGCAATGGGAAAAGGAAACAGGCTGAAGTTAATTGTGAAGAACAATATCCAAACAAATCACccaagaatgatgatgatgttgataaTCAATCTACTCCAAAAAATAGTTTGGGCTcttttagaaaaccaaatgTAGATAAGCTGGACTGGAATGTCCTTCGATCGTCAAAAGCCAAACAAAAAAGATGA
- the LOC107461600 gene encoding scarecrow-like protein 9, which translates to MNGFHYEGSSYSPGTSSSEDSAEYNKYSNPILRYISDILMEEEDDLENKPCMLQQCLKLQAAEKSFSEVLGNSSNSIPSQGCDENNRDGDYGRTTSFESYSSCTTDHNSYESDWVNLVGEYESSLLQAPDNDSYESDWLNLLDSPNDGSSEIHYQNMVLQTNNEEGSRSGTTGTREKRSIQVDDDTSYEQGRRGSKISAVFSDESEPPEILDEVLRVQIGRSQCLSGVEPLPENEMPKRQNVDSVGSSGKTARSKKGSSRNSNTGATVDLWSLLTQCAQAVANYDQRNAYDTLKQIRQHSSPAGDGMQRMTHYFAIGLETRLNAGTPSYLPLDMASAADMLKAHKLYVTASPLQRMTNTFATQTIMNLVQNESCVHIIDFGICYGFQWPCLIKRLSQRNVPIKLRITGIDLPQPGFRPAERLEETGRRLENYCKRHNVPFEYNCIAQKWETIRLEDLKIDRNEVTVVNCFYRLKNLPDETVLVNSPRDAVLKLIRSINPNVFLHGVVNGSYSAPFFLTRFREALFHFSSQFDMFEANVPREDAERMILEKGLIGRDAINVIACEGAERVERPETYKQWQIRNTRAGFKQIRVDQELVNEIKGMVKKEYHRDFVVDQDGKWVLQGWKGRILHALSAWVPA; encoded by the coding sequence ATGAATGGTTTTCACTATGAGGGTTCATCATATTCACCTGGAACCAGCTCAAGTGAAGATTCTGCTGAGTATAATAAATATTCCAACCCCATCCTCAGATACATAAGTGACATCCTCATGGAGGAGGAAGATGACTTGGAGAACAAACCCTGTATGTTGCAGCAGTGTTTGAAGCTCCAAGCTGCTGAAAAATCATTCTCTGAAGTGCTTGGAAATTCATCAAATTCTATACCCTCTCAAGGGTGTGATGAAAACAACCGAGATGGTGATTATGGTCGGACCACCAGCTTCGAGAGCTATAGCAGCTGCACCACTGATCATAACTCTTATGAGTCTGATTGGGTGAATCTTGTTGGTGAATATGAATCTTCTTTGCTACAAGCCCCTGATAATGACTCTTATGAGTCAGATTGGCTCAATCTTCTTGACTCCCCAAATGATGGATCTTCAGAAATTCACTACCAGAACATGGTGCTGCAGACAAACAATGAAGAGGGATCTCGATCTGGAACAACAGGAACAAGGGAAAAGAGAAGTATTCAGGTTGATGATGATACTTCTTATGAACAAGGTCGAAGAGGAAGCAAGATCTCAGCTGTTTTCTCTGATGAGTCAGAGCCACCAGAGATTCTTGATGAAGTGCTGCGTGTTCAGATTGGAAGAAGTCAATGTTTATCTGGTGTTGAACCCTTACCAGAGAATGAGATGCCGAAGAGGCAGAATGTTGACTCAGTTGGATCCAGTGGAAAGACGGCAAGATCGAAGAAAGGAAGCAGCAGAAATAGCAACACAGGTGCAACTGTGGATTTATGGAGTCTGCTAACTCAGTGTGCACAAGCAGTGGCAAACTATGATCAGAGGAATGCATATGATACACTCAAGCAGATTAGGCAACATTCTTCACCAGCTGGGGATGGAATGCAGCGTATGACGCATTACTTCGCCATTGGCCTTGAGACACGGTTGAATGCTGGAACACCTTCATATCTTCCCCTTGATATGGCATCTGCTGCTGATATGTTGAAAGCTCACAAACTATATGTGACAGCTTCTCCTTTGCAGAGGATGACAAATACATTTGCAACCCAAACAATCATGAACCTAGTACAGAATGAAAGCTGTGTTCACATTATTGACTTTGGAATTTGCTATGGTTTCCAGTGGCCCTGCCTTATCAAGCGTCTGTCACAGAGAAATGTGCCTATAAAGCTTCGTATAACCGGAATTGATCTTCCTCAGCCGGGATTCCGGCCGGCAGAAAGGCTCGAGGAGACTGGTAGACGCCTGGAGAATTACTGTAAGAGGCACAATGTGCCTTTCGAATACAACTGCATTGCACAGAAATGGGAAACAATCAGGCTTGAGGATCTTAAAATAGACAGGAATGAAGTGACAGTGGTTAACTGCTTTTACAGGCTGAAAAACCTGCCGGATGAAACTGTGTTAGTAAACAGTCCAAGAGATGCAGTGTTGAAGCTGATCAGGAGCATTAATCCAAACGTCTTCCTGCATGGGGTAGTCAATGGCTCTTATAGCGCGCCGTTTTTCCTGACACGCTTCAGGGAGGCGCTCTTCCACTTCTCGTCACAATTTGATATGTTTGAGGCTAATGTCCCCCGCGAAGATGCAGAAAGGATGATACTTGAGAAAGGGTTGATTGGAAGGGATGCTATCAATGTGATAGCTTGTGAGGGAGCAGAGAGAGTTGAAAGGCCAGAGACCTACAAGCAATGGCAGATTAGGAACACGAGAGCAGGCTTCAAGCAAATTCGGGTGGATCAGGAATTGGTGAATGAAATCAAGGGAATGGTGAAGAAAGAGTATCATAGAGATTTTGTGGTTGACCAGGATGGCAAGTGGGTTTTGCAGGGCTGGAAAGGCCGTATTCTTCATGCTCTCTCTGCTTGGGTTCCTGCTTAA
- the LOC107461562 gene encoding scarecrow-like protein 30, producing the protein MLSTNPYLENFPGHLQPTMNGFHSSSSSSSGTISSGDSTESIKYSNNILRYISDILMDEEDDLENKPCMLQQCLRLQAAEKSFSEVLGNSSNSPPSQGCDESNQDGDYCRSTSFESYSSFNTDNSSYEFDWVNLVGEYESSLLQASLLGGSYGTHYQNMVPLINNEEGSSPGTREKRSYQVDDDASYEQGRRGNKISATVFSNESEPPEILDEVLRIRFGRSKKYCCVEPLSKNDMLKMQNVGSNSKTARSKNRNSNTDATVDLWTLLTQCAQAVADYDKRNAYDTLKKIRQHSSPSGDGLQRMAHYFAIGLETRLNAGTPSYPPLDMASAADMLKAYKLYVTASPLQWMTNKLATQTIKNLVQNESRVHIIDFGICYGFQWPCLIRYLSERNGPIKLRITGIDLPQPGFRPTERVEETGRRLETLCKRYKVPFEYNCIAQKWETIRLEDLKIDRNEVTVVNCFYRLKNLPDETVLVNSPRDAVLKLIRSINPNIFLHGVVNGSYSAPFFPTRFREALFHFSSQFNMFEANCPREDAERMILEKGTIGRDAINVIACEGAERVERPESYKQWQIRNKRAGFKQIRVDQELVNEIKGMVKNEYHRDFVVDQDGNWVLHGWKGRIFHALSVWVPA; encoded by the coding sequence ATGCTTTCTACCAATCCTTATCTAGAAAATTTCCCTGGTCATCTGCAACCAACAATGAATGGTTTtcattcatcatcttcatcttcttccggAACCATCTCAAGTGGAGATTCCACTGAGTCTATTAAATATTCCAACAACATCCTCAGATACATAAGTGACATCCTCATGGATGAGGAAGATGACTTGGAGAACAAACCCTGTATGTTGCAACAGTGTTTGAGGCTCCAAGCTGCTGAAAAATCATTCTCTGAGGTGCTTGGAAATTCATCAAATTCTCCACCATCTCAAGGCTGTGATGAAAGCAACCAAGATGGTGATTACTGTCGCAGCACAAGCTTCGAAAGCTATAGCAGCTTTAACACTGATAATAGCTCTTATGAGTTTGATTGGGTCAATCTTGTTGGCGAGTATGAATCGTCTTTGCTACAAGCCTCTCTTCTTGGTGGATCTTATGGAACTCACTACCAGAACATGGTTCCATTGATCAACAATGAAGAGGGATCTAGTCCTGGAACAAGGGAAAAGAGAAGCTATCAGGTTGATGATGACGCTTCATATGAACAAGGCCGAAGAGGAAACAAGATCTCAGCTACTGTTTTCTCCAACGAGTCAGAGCCACCAGAGATTCTTGATGAAGTGCTGCGTATCCGGTTTGGAAGAAGTAAAAAGTATTGTTGTGTTGAGCCCTTATCGAAAAATGACATGCTGAAGATGCAGAATGTTGGATCCAATTCGAAGACAGCACGTTCAAAGAACAGAAACAGCAACACAGATGCAACTGTGGATTTATGGACTTTGCTAACTCAATGTGCACAAGCAGTGGCAGACTATGATAAGAGGAATGCATATGATACACTCAAGAAGATTAGGCAGCATTCTTCACCGTCCGGCGATGGACTCCAGCGTATGGCGCATTACTTCGCCATTGGCCTCGAGACACGGTTGAATGCCGGAACACCGTCATATCCTCCCCTTGATATGGCATCTGCTGCAGATATGTTGAAAGCTTACAAACTCTACGTTACAGCTTCGCCTTTGCAGTGGATGACAAATAAATTGGCAACCCAAACAATCAAGAACCTGGTTCAGAATGAAAGCCGCGTTCACATTATTGACTTTGGAATTTGCTATGGTTTCCAGTGGCCCTGCCTTATCAGGTATCTGTCAGAGAGAAACGGGCCTATAAAGCTTCGTATAACCGGAATTGATCTTCCTCAGCCGGGTTTCCGGCCGACGGAAAGGGTCGAGGAGACCGGAAGACGGTTGGAGACTTTGTGTAAGAGGTACAAGGTGCCTTTCGAATACAACTGCATTGCACAGAAATGGGAAACAATCAGGCTTGAGGATCTTAAAATAGACAGGAATGAAGTGACAGTGGTTAACTGCTTTTACAGGCTGAAAAACCTGCCGGATGAAACTGTGTTAGTAAACAGTCCAAGAGATGCAGTGTTGAAGCTGATCAGGAGCATTAATCCAAACATCTTCCTGCATGGGGTAGTCAATGGCTCTTATAGTGCACCGTTTTTCCCGACTCGGTTCAGGGAGGCTCTCTTCCACTTCTCATCGCAGTTTAATATGTTTGAAGCTAATTGCCCCCGCGAAGATGCAGAAAGGATGATACTTGAAAAAGGGACGATTGGAAGGGATGCTATCAATGTGATAGCTTGTGAGGGAGCAGAGAGAGTTGAAAGGCCAGAGAGCTACAAGCAATGGCAGATTAGGAACAAGAGAGCAGGCTTCAAGCAAATTCGGGTGGATCAGGAATTGGTGAATGAAATCAAGGGAATGGTGAAGAATGAGTATCATAGAGATTTTGTGGTTGACCAGGATGGCAACTGGGTTTTGCATGGCTGGAAAGGTCGTATTTTTCATGCTCTCTCTGTTTGGGTTCCTGCATAA
- the LOC107461599 gene encoding scarecrow-like protein 34 translates to MDPNRVRNTDYINAYGFGDDGGALLSDFNDWDLHGQYNHPFDLTPSNAFDRFDADTFGLHAHAVSNSGSSEPFVPPSSASRVEKSMPGSAFGAVASMPDPSVEDTDFSETVRYISQILLEENFEDKPCMCYNPLSLQDTEKSFYDALNQEFPLSPNEHPLDIHQNLESPDGVSAGSFPTGSSGGCSNSNSSSTSTSSSENHLSSHDFKTLSPDTPVSGDSSLQFDSHSHLISHVPSQLHLPQHALTSIGDGVFDLDPSATKLLAQNIFSNADSILQFKRGLEEASKFLPPGPRLSIGLESSSMHAEESKRRVEKAAVPVMVENDAKERSNRVVAGPYHIVPATTKAAKNTAARSLDGVKSRKHHARQGDDGEEERCNKQSAVSVEEESEISEMFDKVLLSVENVPLSAEQQDGLVVDTQLIEQPHSSEGGRSRSKKKGRKKETVDLRTLLVLCAQAVSANDQRTANELLKQIRQHSLPFGDAYQRLARYFADGLEARMAGTGPGIHIFYASLSYKKFSAADFLKAYQVFISACPFKKFAHFFSNKMVLNIAEKAETLHIVDFGILYGFQWPILIKFLAKRDGGPPKLRITGIEYPQAGFRPTERIEETGRRLAKYCKRFNVPFEYKAIASRHWETIQIEDLNIKDNEVVAVNCLVRFKNLLEETVEVNSPRNAVLNLIRRINPAIFAQTVVNGSYNAPFFLTRFREALFHYSAIYDMFDTLIPRNNSWRSMLEREFLGREIMNVVACEGLERVERPETYKQWQARNSRAGFRQLPLDKALMAKFRSKLKEWYQHHKDFVFDEDNNWMLQGWKGRILYASSCWVPA, encoded by the coding sequence ATGGATCCAAACCGCGTTAGGAACACCGATTACATAAACGCCTACGGATTCGGCGACGATGGTGGTGCTTTGCTTTCAGATTTCAATGATTGGGATCTACACGGACAATACAATCACCCTTTCGATTTAACTCCAAGTAATGCTTTTGATCGGTTTGACGCCGACACATTTGGCTTGCATGCACATGCGGTTTCGAATTCCGGAAGCTCGGAGCCGTTTGTTCCACCCTCTTCCGCGAGCCGTGTGGAAAAATCCATGCCGGGTTCAGCTTTTGGGGCTGTGGCTTCTATGCCGGATCCTTCCGTGGAAGACACGGACTTTTCTGAAACGGTGAGGTACATAAGCCAGATTTTGTTGGAAGAGAATTTTGAGGATAAGCCTTGCATGTGCTATAATCCTCTTAGCCTGCAAGATACTGAGAAATCGTTCTATGATGCCCTCAATCAAGAATTTCCCCTTTCCCCTAATGAGCACCCTCTTGATATTCATCAGAATCTGGAGAGTCCTGATGGTGTTAGTGCTGGAAGCTTCCCCACCGGTTCTTCTGGAGGTTGCAGCAATAGCAACAGCAGTAGCACTAGCACTAGCAGTAGTGAGAACCATTTAAGTTCTCATGACTTCAAGACCCTTTCTCCAGATACTCCTGTTTCCGGTGATAGTTCTTTGCAGTTTGATTCACATTCGCATTTGATTTCGCATGTGCCTTCTCAGCTTCACCTTCCTCAACATGCTTTGACTAGTATTGGTGATGGGGTGTTTGATTTGGATCCTTCTGCAACGAAGCTCTTGGCTCAGAATATCTTTAGTAATGCTGACTCTATCTTGCAGTTCAAAAGAGGGTTGGAGGAAGCCAGTAAATTTCTTCCCCCTGGGCCAAGGCTTTCCATTGGCCTGGAGAGCAGTAGCATGCATGCAGAAGAGTCAAAGAGAAGGGTGGAGAAGGCTGCAGTGCCAGTGATGGTGGAGAATGATGCTAAGGAGAGATCAAACAGAGTTGTTGCTGGGCCATATCACATAGTTCCAGCAACAACAAAAGCTGCAAAAAATACAGCAGCGAGGAGTCTGGATGGGGTGAAGAGTAGGAAGCATCATGCTCGCCAGGGCGATGAtggtgaagaagaaagatgCAACAAGCAATCTGCGGTTAGTGTTGAGGAGGAAAGTGAAATATCTGAAATGTTTGACAAGGTGCTGCTTAGTGTTGAAAATGTCCCACTGTCTGCTGAACAGCAGGATGGATTGGTTGTGGATACACAACTAATTGAACAACCACATTCATCCGAGGGAGGGAGGAGTCGATCCAAGAAAAAAGGCAGGAAGAAAGAAACTGTGGATTTGAGAACTCTTTTGGTTCTGTGTGCCCAAGCTGTGTCTGCCAATGaccaaaggactgctaatgaaCTACTAAAGCAGATCAGACAGCATTCCTTGCCCTTCGGCGATGCATATCAGAGGCTGGCTCGTTACTTTGCCGATGGCCTGGAGGCACGCATGGCTGGCACTGGCCCTGGAATTCATATATTCTATGCCTCTCTCAGCTACAAGAAGTTCAGTGCTGCTGATTTTCTCAAGGCCTACCAAGTTTTTATATCTGCTTGCCCTTTCAAGAAATTTGCacatttcttttcaaataaGATGGTTTTGAACATAGCTGAGAAGGCAGAAACCCTTCATATTGTTGATTTCGGTATCCTGTATGGTTTCCAGTGGCCAATACTTATCAAATTTCTAGCCAAGAGAGATGGAGGGCCTCCCAAGCTGCGGATCACAGGAATTGAGTATCCCCAAGCTGGATTTCGTCCCACAGAAAGAATTGAGGAGACTGGACGTCGTCTAGCTAAATATTGCAAGCGTTTCAATGTTCCGTTTGAGTACAAAGCCATAGCATCAAGACACTGGGAGACCATTCAGATTGAAGACCTTAACATCAAGGACAATGAGGTAGTTGCTGTGAACTGTCTGGTAAGGTTCAAGAATTTACTTGAGGAGACGGTTGAAGTGAACAGTCCTAGAAATGCAGTTTTGAATTTAATCAGGAGGATAAACCCAGCTATTTTTGCTCAGACAGTCGTAAATGGTTCTTATAATGCCCCTTTCTTCCTCACACGCTTTCGGGAAGCACTGTTCCATTATTCTGCAATTTACGATATGTTTGATACTCTCATACCCCGAAACAATTCATGGAGGTCGATGCTTGAGAGAGAGTTTTTGGGTCGGGAGATCATGAACGTTGTAGCATGTGAAGGTCTAGAAAGGGTTGAGAGGCCTGAAACATACAAGCAGTGGCAGGCTAGGAATTCAAGAGCTGGTTTTAGGCAGCTACCACTGGATAAGGCGTTAATGGCCAAATTTAGGAGCAAGTTAAAGGAATGGTACCAACACCAcaaagattttgtttttgatgaaGACAACAACTGGATGCTTCAAGGTTGGAAGGGCCGGATTTTGTATGCCTCCTCTTGTTGGGTGCCAGCATGA